In Macadamia integrifolia cultivar HAES 741 chromosome 13, SCU_Mint_v3, whole genome shotgun sequence, one DNA window encodes the following:
- the LOC122058773 gene encoding vacuolar fusion protein CCZ1 homolog isoform X8, whose translation MLTVGREAAIEVQSLVRVVESACAGNTACNSLVLFQDLLVSTTLSSYCLQDDTVNLFTYAILRLTPFALSSGSSSWSYLRKGSTPSLIATGSISPNLGSVIEQTHTSRDTSPGGQGQRYHVPRPLQRDKWSKGKDGFLVIETSGAEVGSLNSSSPTVWLRQSDERMYLCIFQQKNLTIILLIPVSSMINGEQGISMVKRQILENASMKILKVDEKLSRGWGGENAYHVRGYRYLLFDGDQNISRASPPGKVTTLSKVGQWLLCNFRQDCHNFICNELHDLWSSGKLEKDSLLSLNKLREEVDIEKRRARHDDPSHEKELEVCIRAKNNAWVIARVTRGKELYMVLEKADETLLYASDAVEKFSNSWLGAYFSVDSWYQVSIYVLTVPVQYISDFGLRKRCRNATWRKHGRANRWGCIDLRALL comes from the exons ATGTTGACTGTGGGGCGGGAGGCTGcaattgaagttcag TCACTTGTTAGGGTAGTGGAATCTGCATGTGCTGGGAATACTGCTTGTAACTCTCTGGTCTTGTTTCAAGACCTGCTGGTGTCCACGACGCTTTCTTCT TATTGTTTGCAGGATGATACAGTAAACCTTTTCACTTATGCGATTCTAAGGCTGACACCATTTGCACTATCCTCTGGAAGTAGTTCATGGTCCTATTTGCGAAAGGGAAGCACGCCCTCTCTCATTGCCACAGGATCTATCTCTCCAAACTTGGGTTCTGTTATAGAACAAACTCACACCTCACGTGATACTTCCCCTGGTGGGCAGGGTCAAAGATATCATGTTCCAAGGCCCTTGCAACGTGACAAGTGGTCTAAAGGGAAGGACGGTTTCCTCGTTATTGAGACATCAGGTGCAGAAGTTGGTAGTTTAAATTCTTCAAGTCCAACAGTGTGGCTCCGGCAGTCGGATGAAAGAATGTATCTTTGTATTTTCCAGCAGAAGAACCTCACCATAATCCTTCTCATTCCTGTTAGCTCTATGATTAATGGAGAGCAGGGAATTTCCATGGTGAAGCGACAAATTCTTGAAAAT gCTTCAATGAAGATCTTGAAAGTTGATGAAAAGCTATCAAGAGGATGGGGTGGTGAAAATGCTTATCATGTCCGTGGATATCGCTACCTGTTGTTTGATGGTGACCAAAACATATCAAGGGCTTCTCCACCAGGAAAAGTTACTACTCTGTCAAAGGTTGGTCAATGGCTCCTTTGTAACTTCAGACAGGATTGCCATAATTTTATTTGCAATGAGTTGCATGATTTGTGGAGTAGTGGAAAATTGGAAAAG GACTCTCTCCTTTCCCTTAATAAGTTGAGAGAAGAAGTTGATATAGAGAAGAGGAGAGCAAGACATGACGACCCCAGTCATGAGAAAGAGTTGGAAGTGTGCATTAGAGCGAAAAACAATGCATGGGTTATTGCTAGGGTTACGAGGGGGAAAGAACTTTATATGGTCCTTGAAAAGGCCGATGAAACACTTCTTTATGCCTCCGATGCAGTTGAGAAGTTCAGCAACAG CTGGCTTGGGGCTTATTTTTCTGTAGACTCATGGTATCAAGTATCGATATATGTATTGACCGTACCAGTCCAATACATATCAGATTTTGGGCTTAGGAAACGATGCAGAAATGCAACATGGAGGAAACATGGAAGGGCCAATAGATGGGGCTGTATTGACCTACGTGCTCTactatga
- the LOC122058773 gene encoding vacuolar fusion protein CCZ1 homolog B-like isoform X1: MGLSSTTTGSEGFQFCVFDLRRGQHEGQELDKILFFFPADLPFSTRLSVIGLSEGLITFTRIFSPEAACEVIEAERHSHVFYQAEPDIWMVMIVEKNKEAEAIWRIDALQQVLKEVYSLFMMFHGSIRALLEKEPGGGLARSHLYFFVMDYLTDFLAGKKLQLPSFRDCLKERGTVQMLTVGREAAIEVQSLVRVVESACAGNTACNSLVLFQDLLVSTTLSSYCLQDDTVNLFTYAILRLTPFALSSGSSSWSYLRKGSTPSLIATGSISPNLGSVIEQTHTSRDTSPGGQGQRYHVPRPLQRDKWSKGKDGFLVIETSGAEVGSLNSSSPTVWLRQSDERMYLCIFQQKNLTIILLIPVSSMINGEQGISMVKRQILENASMKILKVDEKLSRGWGGENAYHVRGYRYLLFDGDQNISRASPPGKVTTLSKVGQWLLCNFRQDCHNFICNELHDLWSSGKLEKDSLLSLNKLREEVDIEKRRARHDDPSHEKELEVCIRAKNNAWVIARVTRGKELYMVLEKADETLLYASDAVEKFSNSWLGAYFSVDSWYQVSIYVLTVPVQYISDFGLRKRCRNATWRKHGRANRWGCIDLRALL; encoded by the exons ATGGGGCTATCGTCCACTACTACTGGCAGTGAAGGATTTCAATTTTGTGTATTTGATCTAAGAAGGGGACAACATGAAGGACAGGAGCTTGACaagattttattcttttttcctgcTGATTTGCCCTTCTCCACGCGACTTTCTGTAATTGGGCTTAGCGAAGGACTTATCACCTTTACAAG AATTTTCTCTCCTGAAGCTGCCTGTGAGGTCATTGAAGCAGAGAGGCACTCCCATGTTTTCTATCAGGCAGAGCCAGATATCTGGATGGTGATG ATTGTCGAGAAAAATAAGGAGGCAGAAGCCATTTGGCGGATTGATGCATTACAACAAGTTCTTAAAGAAGTATACTCCCTTTTTATGATGTTTCATGGATCTATACGAGCTTTACTTGAGAAAGAACCTGGTGGTGGACTTGCTCGTTCtcatttgtatttttttgtcATGGATTATTTAACTG ATTTTCTTGCTGGGAAGAAACTTCAGTTACCATCTTTTCGTGACTGTTTAAAGGAACGCGGAACTGTTCAAATGTTGACTGTGGGGCGGGAGGCTGcaattgaagttcag TCACTTGTTAGGGTAGTGGAATCTGCATGTGCTGGGAATACTGCTTGTAACTCTCTGGTCTTGTTTCAAGACCTGCTGGTGTCCACGACGCTTTCTTCT TATTGTTTGCAGGATGATACAGTAAACCTTTTCACTTATGCGATTCTAAGGCTGACACCATTTGCACTATCCTCTGGAAGTAGTTCATGGTCCTATTTGCGAAAGGGAAGCACGCCCTCTCTCATTGCCACAGGATCTATCTCTCCAAACTTGGGTTCTGTTATAGAACAAACTCACACCTCACGTGATACTTCCCCTGGTGGGCAGGGTCAAAGATATCATGTTCCAAGGCCCTTGCAACGTGACAAGTGGTCTAAAGGGAAGGACGGTTTCCTCGTTATTGAGACATCAGGTGCAGAAGTTGGTAGTTTAAATTCTTCAAGTCCAACAGTGTGGCTCCGGCAGTCGGATGAAAGAATGTATCTTTGTATTTTCCAGCAGAAGAACCTCACCATAATCCTTCTCATTCCTGTTAGCTCTATGATTAATGGAGAGCAGGGAATTTCCATGGTGAAGCGACAAATTCTTGAAAAT gCTTCAATGAAGATCTTGAAAGTTGATGAAAAGCTATCAAGAGGATGGGGTGGTGAAAATGCTTATCATGTCCGTGGATATCGCTACCTGTTGTTTGATGGTGACCAAAACATATCAAGGGCTTCTCCACCAGGAAAAGTTACTACTCTGTCAAAGGTTGGTCAATGGCTCCTTTGTAACTTCAGACAGGATTGCCATAATTTTATTTGCAATGAGTTGCATGATTTGTGGAGTAGTGGAAAATTGGAAAAG GACTCTCTCCTTTCCCTTAATAAGTTGAGAGAAGAAGTTGATATAGAGAAGAGGAGAGCAAGACATGACGACCCCAGTCATGAGAAAGAGTTGGAAGTGTGCATTAGAGCGAAAAACAATGCATGGGTTATTGCTAGGGTTACGAGGGGGAAAGAACTTTATATGGTCCTTGAAAAGGCCGATGAAACACTTCTTTATGCCTCCGATGCAGTTGAGAAGTTCAGCAACAG CTGGCTTGGGGCTTATTTTTCTGTAGACTCATGGTATCAAGTATCGATATATGTATTGACCGTACCAGTCCAATACATATCAGATTTTGGGCTTAGGAAACGATGCAGAAATGCAACATGGAGGAAACATGGAAGGGCCAATAGATGGGGCTGTATTGACCTACGTGCTCTactatga